From the Desulfosarcina sp. BuS5 genome, one window contains:
- a CDS encoding methyl-accepting chemotaxis protein, with product MSSGTEYLNGYSHTIAAAAEELNDKRINQLGNITKAITEIAEQTNLLALNATIEAARAGETWKGFTVIANKIKEMAKQTAEAPMEMWQKIECIQGSTRDTVSKIEQISKVINQVKDIVETINISVEEQSSTSNEIAENVAQASIGIQEVTANLA from the coding sequence ATGTCTTCCGGCACGGAATATCTTAACGGCTACTCGCATACCATCGCTGCTGCAGCGGAAGAGTTGAACGACAAACGAATAAATCAGCTTGGTAATATTACCAAGGCCATAACGGAAATTGCGGAGCAGACCAACCTGCTGGCCCTGAATGCAACTATCGAAGCGGCCCGGGCCGGGGAAACCTGGAAAGGATTTACGGTTATTGCAAATAAAATCAAAGAGATGGCCAAACAGACTGCCGAAGCGCCTATGGAGATGTGGCAGAAAATAGAATGCATCCAGGGTTCGACCAGGGACACCGTTTCGAAGATTGAACAGATTTCCAAAGTAATCAATCAAGTCAAAGATATTGTAGAAACAATTAACATCTCGGTTGAGGAACAATCATCCACCAGCAATGAGATTGCCGAAAATGTGGCGCAAGCCTCAATCGGCATCCAGGAAGTAACCGCAAACTTAGCTTAA
- a CDS encoding anaerobic ribonucleoside-triphosphate reductase activating protein, whose protein sequence is MIFGGVLKNSFIDYPGKISSVLFFAGCNFTCPYCHNPDLAVGRSERHEFLHEAKVFTFLESRRGLIEGIVITGGEPTLCPDLLRICEQIRGLGYPVKLDTNGSRPVVVKKLIDSALVDYIAMDIKTDPDKYSPLIWKKAEPDKILASAEIIMRSGLDYEFRTTCLKPFVDEKIIEKISGIIKGARLYVLQRCNDERVLDRDFFNTTDRLIKEDELQGLKLIASGQVGECIVRG, encoded by the coding sequence ATGATATTCGGGGGAGTATTAAAAAATTCGTTCATCGATTATCCTGGTAAAATAAGTTCTGTGCTTTTTTTTGCGGGATGCAATTTTACCTGCCCTTATTGCCATAATCCGGATCTTGCGGTCGGCAGGTCTGAGAGACATGAGTTCCTCCATGAAGCGAAAGTCTTTACATTCCTTGAAAGCAGGCGGGGATTAATCGAAGGGATTGTGATTACAGGCGGTGAACCGACCTTATGTCCTGACCTTTTGCGAATATGTGAACAGATCAGGGGGCTGGGCTATCCGGTCAAGCTGGACACCAACGGCAGCAGGCCTGTAGTTGTTAAAAAACTTATCGATTCTGCTTTGGTCGATTATATTGCCATGGATATCAAGACCGATCCTGATAAATATTCGCCTTTAATATGGAAAAAAGCGGAACCTGATAAAATTCTTGCTTCGGCGGAGATTATTATGCGCTCAGGCCTGGATTATGAATTCAGGACAACCTGCCTTAAGCCTTTTGTTGATGAAAAGATCATTGAGAAGATATCGGGCATTATAAAAGGAGCCAGGCTTTATGTGCTGCAGAGATGTAATGACGAAAGAGTCCTTGATCGTGATTTTTTCAATACTACTGACCGGCTGATTAAAGAGGATGAGCTTCAGGGATTAAAATTGATTGCATCCGGACAGGTGGGTGAGTGTATTGTCAGGGGATAG
- a CDS encoding ribonucleoside triphosphate reductase: MFEEIKKRDGRIVEFDSPKITAAIACAGKATGEFEEREARKLTLRVLTLSHEIRLGPIPDVEEIQDIVERVLLDSPYYKTAKSYILYREQHARIRDITARANIDLVEHYIRKEDWKVKENSNMCYSLQGLNNYISSGITSEYWLNRIYPPEIRKAHKSGDIHIHDLSLLSVYCVGWDLADLLKNGFKGVEGKVESAPPRHLRSALGQVVNFFYTLQGEAAGAQALSNFDTLLAPFVRHDNLSYTEVKQAMQEFIFNINIPTRVGFQTPFTNITMDLCVPSTHKDQPVIIGSLETDDTYSGFQPEMDMLNRAFAEVMMEGDARGRVFTFPIPTYNITADFDWDNPNLDAVWRMTGKYGIPYFSNFVNSDMSPEDARSMCCRLRLDNRELLRRGGGLFGANPLTGSIGVVTINLPRIGFVAGNEEDFLAILKNHIMTSVESLSIKRKVLEQFTENNLYPYSKFYLRAVKEGSGIYWKNHFSTIGIIGMNEACLNLLGLDIASDAGQAFSLGVMDYIRAVMAEVQDQTGEMFNLEATPAEGTTYRLAMIDKDRFPGIVCANEDEYKMGAAPYYTNSTHLPVNYTDDVFDTLTHQDKLQSKYTGGTVLHVFLGEQISDINTLKGLVRKVAQNYRLPYFTLTPTFSVCPSHGYINGRHEECPVCGDQTEVYSRVVGYLRPVKQWNNGKMAEFTMRKTYKFSDKLISQGQRE; encoded by the coding sequence ATGTTTGAAGAGATAAAAAAACGGGATGGAAGGATTGTCGAGTTCGATTCACCCAAAATTACAGCGGCTATTGCATGCGCAGGAAAGGCTACCGGCGAGTTTGAAGAAAGGGAGGCCAGGAAATTGACCCTCAGGGTTCTGACCCTGTCCCATGAGATTCGGTTGGGACCGATTCCGGATGTGGAAGAGATACAGGATATTGTCGAAAGAGTCCTCCTTGATTCACCATATTATAAAACAGCCAAATCCTATATACTTTACAGGGAGCAGCATGCCCGGATCAGGGATATTACCGCCAGGGCCAATATAGATCTGGTTGAGCATTATATCCGGAAAGAAGACTGGAAGGTAAAAGAGAACAGCAATATGTGTTATTCATTACAGGGGTTGAATAATTACATATCATCCGGAATTACATCAGAGTACTGGCTTAACCGGATATATCCCCCCGAGATAAGAAAAGCACACAAAAGCGGTGACATTCATATCCATGACCTGAGTCTGCTTTCCGTATATTGCGTTGGCTGGGATCTTGCCGATCTTTTAAAAAACGGTTTTAAAGGCGTTGAAGGCAAGGTAGAGAGCGCTCCACCCAGGCATCTCAGGTCGGCCCTGGGGCAAGTGGTCAACTTTTTCTATACATTACAGGGGGAAGCCGCAGGAGCCCAGGCACTTTCCAATTTTGATACCCTTTTAGCGCCTTTTGTCCGCCATGATAATTTAAGCTACACCGAAGTAAAACAGGCCATGCAGGAGTTTATCTTCAATATTAATATTCCTACGCGGGTCGGTTTCCAAACCCCTTTTACAAATATCACCATGGATCTGTGCGTGCCGTCCACTCACAAGGATCAGCCGGTAATTATCGGAAGCCTGGAAACCGATGATACCTACTCCGGTTTTCAGCCGGAAATGGATATGCTGAACCGGGCCTTTGCCGAGGTGATGATGGAAGGCGACGCCAGGGGCAGGGTCTTCACTTTTCCCATACCAACTTATAATATTACAGCCGATTTTGACTGGGATAATCCTAATCTTGATGCAGTATGGAGAATGACCGGCAAGTACGGCATCCCCTATTTTTCCAATTTTGTGAATTCCGACATGTCGCCTGAAGACGCAAGGTCGATGTGCTGCCGGCTGCGACTTGACAACAGGGAACTGTTGAGAAGGGGCGGAGGGCTTTTTGGGGCCAATCCGCTTACAGGTTCCATCGGAGTTGTAACAATAAATCTGCCCAGGATAGGATTCGTTGCCGGAAATGAAGAAGATTTTCTGGCAATTCTTAAAAATCATATTATGACTTCGGTTGAGAGCCTTTCGATCAAGCGCAAAGTGCTTGAACAGTTTACGGAAAATAATTTATATCCTTACTCAAAATTTTATCTGAGAGCCGTAAAAGAGGGTTCCGGGATTTATTGGAAGAACCATTTCTCCACCATCGGAATTATCGGCATGAACGAAGCCTGCCTTAACCTCCTTGGCCTTGATATTGCCAGTGACGCGGGACAGGCCTTTTCCCTTGGAGTCATGGATTATATCCGCGCTGTAATGGCTGAAGTGCAGGATCAAACCGGAGAAATGTTCAACCTGGAGGCGACTCCCGCCGAGGGGACCACCTATCGTCTCGCAATGATAGACAAGGATCGGTTTCCAGGGATAGTCTGCGCCAATGAGGATGAATACAAAATGGGAGCCGCGCCTTATTATACTAATTCAACCCATCTTCCGGTTAATTATACGGATGATGTTTTTGACACCCTCACGCATCAGGACAAGCTGCAGTCCAAATATACCGGAGGCACGGTGCTGCATGTTTTTCTTGGTGAACAGATAAGTGATATCAATACATTAAAGGGGCTGGTAAGGAAAGTTGCGCAAAATTACAGGCTGCCCTATTTTACGCTGACTCCTACATTCAGTGTATGTCCTTCGCACGGGTACATCAACGGCAGGCATGAAGAATGTCCTGTGTGCGGCGATCAGACCGAGGTATATTCCAGGGTTGTAGGGTATCTGCGGCCTGTGAAGCAGTGGAACAACGGTAAAATGGCGGAATTTACCATGCGGAAAACCTATAAATTTTCAGATAAATTAATTTCACAAGGCCAGAGGGAGTAG
- a CDS encoding type II toxin-antitoxin system HicB family antitoxin: MRNIFSFKGFTARIEFDSTDNVFFGRVLGVRDIIGFHGETVKELTADFHNAINHYLDVCEQRGEKPQKAYSGKLTLRIPPNIHADIAAAAAHTGKSINKWVADTLEQVIHAH, from the coding sequence ATGAGAAATATATTTTCCTTTAAGGGTTTTACAGCACGGATTGAATTCGACTCCACTGACAATGTTTTCTTTGGACGTGTGCTTGGCGTTCGAGATATTATAGGCTTTCATGGGGAAACAGTGAAGGAACTGACCGCCGACTTCCACAATGCCATCAACCATTATCTGGATGTATGCGAGCAACGTGGTGAAAAACCACAAAAAGCTTACTCAGGCAAGCTGACCCTGCGCATCCCTCCCAATATTCATGCTGATATCGCCGCAGCCGCAGCACATACCGGAAAAAGCATCAATAAATGGGTAGCAGATACACTTGAGCAAGTTATCCACGCACACTAA
- a CDS encoding ISL3 family transposase, which yields MKAIRFVSIDMWAPYAQATRKKLPKAQLVVDRFHVMKQLNGRLSQMRRTIQRGLPQDKKDILKGMRWILVKNRSGLSAAEEARLCTMLDLCPSLKELYLLKEDFRHIFDKVHCRDKAKRFLTAWIYRAKWTGNKFLLKFVSTLKNWWKEILTYFIERITNGFVEGLNNSIRNIIRSAFGYRNFENCKLRVFAEQGFSTNPR from the coding sequence ATTAAGGCAATTCGCTTTGTGTCTATTGATATGTGGGCGCCTTATGCTCAAGCGACGCGTAAAAAGCTCCCCAAGGCTCAACTGGTGGTTGACAGATTCCATGTGATGAAGCAATTAAATGGGCGCTTAAGCCAAATGCGCCGCACTATCCAACGCGGACTTCCACAAGATAAAAAAGACATATTGAAAGGAATGCGTTGGATACTTGTTAAAAACAGATCTGGGCTTTCAGCGGCTGAAGAAGCACGTTTATGCACGATGCTTGATCTGTGTCCATCACTTAAAGAATTATATCTCCTCAAAGAGGACTTCAGGCATATATTTGACAAAGTGCACTGCCGAGACAAGGCGAAAAGATTCCTAACTGCTTGGATATATAGAGCAAAATGGACAGGGAATAAGTTTCTTTTGAAGTTTGTCAGTACGTTAAAGAATTGGTGGAAAGAAATCCTCACGTATTTTATAGAAAGGATTACAAATGGTTTCGTTGAAGGCCTCAACAATAGCATAAGGAATATCATTAGGTCAGCTTTTGGTTACAGAAATTTCGAAAATTGTAAACTCCGCGTATTTGCGGAACAGGGATTTTCCACTAATCCGCGATGA
- a CDS encoding cobalamin B12-binding domain-containing protein — MDLLGHWKKTGFPSRSGLVSTANELIEWKKKNHIEGIWEEPPLMVTATLNDTFGHGLQVIHLYAEVAGIRINPLGLLQTPKQIMKTCCEVDPDFLGLTILQFDTEEALTAICRNLPPKTKVVVGGPIFKADPCLARRAGVHYVAKNVASFLEYLLADQRHVHRAG, encoded by the coding sequence ATGGATCTTCTTGGCCATTGGAAAAAAACCGGATTCCCGTCTCGTTCAGGACTGGTGTCTACAGCAAACGAATTGATTGAGTGGAAGAAGAAAAACCATATTGAGGGAATTTGGGAAGAACCGCCGCTGATGGTCACGGCAACCCTGAACGACACCTTTGGGCATGGTCTTCAGGTGATTCATCTATACGCAGAAGTGGCCGGCATCCGGATTAATCCTCTCGGACTGCTTCAGACACCGAAACAAATAATGAAGACCTGCTGTGAGGTGGACCCGGATTTTTTGGGGCTTACGATTTTACAATTTGACACTGAAGAGGCTCTTACCGCAATTTGCCGTAATCTGCCGCCCAAAACAAAGGTGGTGGTCGGAGGGCCGATCTTTAAAGCAGATCCATGTCTTGCCCGGCGGGCCGGCGTGCATTATGTTGCCAAAAACGTTGCTTCCTTTCTTGAATATCTTTTGGCTGATCAACGACATGTTCATCGAGCAGGTTGA
- a CDS encoding 4Fe-4S binding protein, with protein sequence MKWTEEAEKAIKKIPFFVRKKVRARVENEAMAAGRKGVTISDLKTAQKRYLTNMSSEIKGFQIDTCFGSGGCPNRALESNALFNRLENLLAKEDILKFLRQKIGDNIKFHHEFRVTLADCPNACSQPQIKDIGIIGASIPAITGNECALCGQCVEICKENAVTLNEKECTPEIDHDLCIKCGQCLKECPTGTITEKKAGFRILLGGKLGRHPRLAEELPGIFSEDETLKIAKKCIDYYKKNSKTGARFADAYNSRQFLKN encoded by the coding sequence ATGAAATGGACTGAAGAAGCAGAAAAAGCGATTAAGAAAATTCCCTTTTTTGTCAGGAAAAAAGTCAGGGCCCGTGTTGAAAATGAAGCCATGGCTGCAGGCAGAAAAGGAGTCACGATTTCAGATCTCAAGACCGCACAGAAAAGATATCTGACGAATATGAGTTCTGAAATAAAAGGGTTCCAGATCGATACATGTTTTGGATCAGGCGGATGTCCCAACCGTGCTCTTGAAAGTAATGCACTTTTTAACAGGCTTGAAAACCTGCTTGCAAAAGAAGATATCCTGAAATTTCTAAGGCAGAAGATTGGAGATAATATAAAATTTCACCATGAGTTCAGAGTGACACTGGCAGACTGCCCAAATGCATGTTCGCAGCCTCAGATTAAGGATATCGGAATCATAGGCGCAAGTATTCCGGCAATCACAGGAAATGAATGCGCACTATGTGGACAGTGCGTTGAAATATGCAAAGAAAATGCAGTTACACTGAATGAAAAAGAATGCACGCCTGAGATAGATCATGATCTTTGCATAAAATGCGGGCAGTGTTTAAAAGAATGCCCCACAGGAACAATTACTGAAAAAAAGGCTGGTTTCAGGATTCTCCTTGGAGGGAAACTGGGGAGACATCCACGACTTGCTGAAGAACTTCCGGGCATCTTCAGTGAAGATGAAACCCTGAAAATTGCAAAAAAATGTATTGATTATTACAAAAAAAACAGCAAAACTGGCGCACGCTTTGCGGATGCATATAATAGCCGACAATTTCTAAAAAACTGA
- a CDS encoding ATP-binding protein has protein sequence MTVKRKIIDINEELCDGCGQCVIACAEGAIKIIDGKAKVISDNLCDGLGACIGDCPQGALKIVERETDEFDEDAVEKHLEQQKKAGPMQDTLPCGCPSTQIQDFSKETTCLSANKPVSLASEESALSHWPVQIRLVPPNAPFLKGADLLVAADCVPIAYPTLHNDFLKGRAVMIGCPKFDDKESYVEKFAEIFKIARIKSITCLTMEVPCCSGLPGILIKAMEKAETTIPLKKVVISNRGKIIEG, from the coding sequence ATGACAGTAAAAAGAAAAATAATCGATATTAATGAAGAACTCTGTGATGGATGCGGTCAGTGTGTAATAGCATGTGCTGAAGGTGCCATTAAAATTATTGACGGCAAGGCCAAAGTAATCTCGGATAATCTTTGCGACGGACTTGGCGCATGTATTGGAGACTGCCCGCAAGGGGCGCTCAAGATAGTTGAACGCGAAACTGATGAATTTGATGAAGATGCTGTTGAAAAGCATCTTGAGCAGCAAAAAAAAGCAGGGCCCATGCAGGACACATTGCCTTGTGGATGTCCATCAACACAGATTCAGGATTTCTCAAAGGAAACAACCTGCCTGTCTGCCAACAAACCCGTTTCACTTGCCTCTGAAGAGTCGGCTCTTTCCCACTGGCCGGTTCAGATAAGACTTGTTCCTCCTAATGCGCCGTTTCTTAAAGGAGCTGACCTTCTTGTGGCAGCAGACTGTGTACCCATTGCCTACCCTACACTTCATAACGATTTCCTTAAAGGCAGGGCGGTGATGATAGGCTGTCCTAAATTTGATGATAAGGAAAGCTATGTTGAAAAATTTGCAGAAATATTTAAAATTGCAAGGATTAAAAGTATAACGTGTCTTACCATGGAAGTCCCGTGCTGCTCCGGACTTCCCGGAATCTTGATCAAAGCAATGGAAAAAGCCGAAACAACTATTCCGCTTAAAAAAGTGGTTATAAGCAACAGGGGCAAAATAATTGAAGGTTAA
- a CDS encoding HD domain-containing protein → MKCPGQDTMYWKPGAIFDAKCPECGKKVEFFKDDTTRKCPHCGHKFINPEMDFGCASYCQFAEQCIGNLPPELLAQKEDLLKDRVAIEMKRYFRTDFKRIGHATRVARYAEKISKAEGQGNLAVILSAAYLHDIGIHEAEKKYNSTAPKYQEQEGPPIARSIMEKLGAKEELIEEVCDIVEHHHHPRPEETANFKAVYDADLIANMEDNHKDKPINAEKLEGIITKSFMTDSGKAHARKILLNNN, encoded by the coding sequence ATGAAATGCCCAGGTCAAGATACCATGTACTGGAAACCGGGAGCTATCTTTGATGCAAAATGTCCGGAATGCGGTAAAAAGGTGGAATTTTTCAAGGATGACACAACCCGCAAATGCCCACATTGCGGGCACAAGTTCATCAATCCTGAAATGGATTTTGGGTGCGCTTCATATTGCCAGTTTGCCGAACAATGCATAGGAAACCTTCCCCCTGAACTCCTGGCACAGAAGGAAGATTTGTTAAAGGATAGGGTGGCCATTGAAATGAAACGGTATTTTAGAACCGATTTTAAAAGAATCGGCCATGCTACACGTGTAGCCCGGTATGCGGAAAAAATAAGCAAAGCCGAAGGCCAGGGAAATCTGGCGGTTATTTTATCTGCGGCATACCTTCATGATATCGGAATTCATGAAGCGGAAAAAAAATATAACAGCACCGCGCCAAAATACCAGGAGCAGGAAGGCCCGCCCATAGCCCGCTCAATAATGGAAAAGCTTGGAGCCAAAGAAGAACTTATAGAAGAAGTATGCGATATCGTCGAGCATCACCACCACCCCAGGCCGGAAGAAACCGCCAATTTCAAAGCGGTTTATGATGCAGACCTTATAGCAAATATGGAGGATAACCATAAGGACAAACCGATCAACGCTGAAAAGCTCGAAGGAATTATAACAAAATCATTTATGACCGATTCCGGTAAAGCGCATGCTCGAAAAATTTTATTGAACAACAATTAG
- the hcp gene encoding hydroxylamine reductase — MFCFQCQETAKNKGCTVKGVCGKPEETANLQDLLIYVLKGIAVYGEKTKELSIHDKETGLFVAQGLFTTITNANWDNERFIAMIKEALKRREELKEKFLSAYKEKNGKDFDEKLHDSATWSSDNAAEFNEKAKSVGVLSTKDEDVRSLRELLIIGLKGVAAYADHAALLGCKKEDIYDFLMEALASTTKDLSVDDMVALVMKAGEVSVNTMALLDEANTSSYGNPEITEVNIGAGKNPGILISGHDLKDMEELLKQTEGTGVDVYTHGEMLPANYYPSFKKYDHFVGNYGNAWFHQNKEFESFNGPILMTTNCIIPMKKNNTYQNRIFTTGMTGYPGVKHIQDRPEGGSKDFSGIVELAKKCDPPTEIETGKIVGGFAHNQVLALADKVVDAVKSGAIKRFVVMAGCDGRQKSRSYYTEIAENLPKETVILTAGCAKYRYNKLDLGDIGGIPRVLDAGQCNDSYSLAVIALKLKEVFELDDINDLPISYDIAWYEQKAVAVLLALLFLGVKGIRLGPTLPAFLSPNVVKVLVEKFDIKPIGTVEADIEAMMAGK, encoded by the coding sequence ATGTTTTGTTTTCAATGTCAGGAGACAGCCAAGAATAAAGGCTGTACTGTAAAGGGTGTTTGCGGAAAACCGGAAGAAACCGCAAACTTGCAGGATCTTTTAATCTATGTGTTAAAAGGTATAGCCGTTTATGGTGAAAAGACAAAAGAGCTCAGCATCCATGATAAGGAAACCGGGTTATTTGTTGCACAGGGACTTTTTACGACAATCACCAACGCAAACTGGGATAATGAGCGGTTTATCGCCATGATCAAAGAGGCTTTAAAACGTAGGGAAGAGCTTAAAGAGAAATTTTTGTCTGCATATAAAGAAAAAAATGGAAAAGATTTTGATGAAAAATTACATGATTCAGCAACATGGTCTTCAGATAATGCTGCCGAGTTTAATGAAAAAGCAAAATCCGTGGGCGTTCTTTCAACAAAAGATGAAGATGTTCGCTCTTTAAGGGAGCTTTTGATCATCGGTTTAAAGGGTGTTGCCGCATATGCTGATCATGCAGCTCTTTTGGGGTGTAAAAAAGAAGATATTTACGATTTTCTCATGGAAGCCCTTGCTTCAACCACAAAAGATTTATCTGTTGATGATATGGTCGCCCTTGTCATGAAAGCCGGAGAGGTTTCAGTAAATACAATGGCGCTGCTGGATGAAGCGAATACATCTTCTTACGGAAATCCGGAGATCACCGAAGTCAATATCGGTGCAGGAAAAAATCCCGGGATTTTGATCAGCGGCCATGATCTTAAGGATATGGAAGAACTTTTAAAGCAGACAGAAGGAACCGGGGTAGATGTATACACCCACGGTGAAATGCTTCCTGCCAATTACTATCCGTCCTTTAAAAAGTATGATCATTTTGTAGGCAACTACGGTAATGCCTGGTTTCACCAGAACAAGGAGTTTGAATCCTTTAACGGCCCTATCCTTATGACTACAAACTGTATTATTCCCATGAAAAAGAATAATACATATCAAAACAGAATCTTTACTACCGGAATGACAGGGTATCCTGGTGTAAAACATATTCAAGACAGGCCCGAAGGCGGCTCAAAGGATTTTTCCGGGATTGTCGAGTTGGCAAAAAAATGCGATCCTCCAACTGAAATTGAAACCGGCAAAATTGTCGGCGGATTCGCCCACAACCAGGTTCTCGCTCTTGCCGACAAAGTAGTAGATGCAGTAAAATCAGGAGCAATCAAACGCTTTGTGGTTATGGCAGGATGCGACGGACGCCAGAAATCCAGAAGCTACTATACCGAAATAGCCGAAAATCTGCCCAAGGAGACTGTGATTCTTACGGCCGGATGCGCAAAATATCGTTACAACAAGCTTGATCTTGGTGATATCGGAGGAATCCCGAGAGTACTCGATGCGGGCCAGTGCAATGACAGTTATTCTTTGGCGGTAATTGCTCTGAAGCTGAAAGAAGTGTTTGAGCTGGACGATATTAACGATCTGCCGATTTCATACGATATTGCCTGGTATGAACAAAAAGCAGTAGCTGTTCTTCTGGCTCTTCTATTTCTCGGTGTTAAAGGTATTCGCTTGGGGCCGACTCTTCCCGCGTTTCTTTCGCCGAATGTCGTCAAGGTTCTGGTTGAAAAATTCGACATTAAACCAATAGGCACGGTAGAAGCGGATATTGAGGCAATGATGGCAGGAAAGTAG